From Anopheles funestus chromosome 3RL, idAnoFuneDA-416_04, whole genome shotgun sequence, a single genomic window includes:
- the LOC125771773 gene encoding protein argonaute-2 isoform X19: MGKKKPQNIVLGAIGQQAGPQQQPGPQQQHPEGSQQQQQQHPQGSQQQQRPQQHPEGSQQQKGPKQQPQGSQQQKGSKQHQQGSQQQKGPKQHQQGSQQQKGPKQHQQGSQQQKGPQQHQQGSQQQKGPQQQQQGSQQPAWPQQQKGPQQQQQGSQQPAWPQQHPQGSQQQKGPKQHQQGSQQPAWHQQQKGPQQQQQAWSQQQPQGSQQQPEQFKRKDKDGQAPKKQPDPTGPTTSEVPRPGSAVHRDASVSSAKSSGSGDGSLRPIEENLQQMRIAKEKIRRTDLRPVLMRSGTQGTRGKKVTVEANFFRLLLDKLKGVAYHYDVAIEPDRPKKFLRGVFAQFCKNSYPGVLFAYDGQKSAYTTRKLSDMKGKVVYQPDDGGRAKEYTVQVKEAAQLDLAVLKTYMNSKDASFAKPMSAIQCLDVVLRCAYENNPNFVRFKRCVYMVPSNSIDIGKGHELWYGLFQSAVLGSRPYINLDVSHKAFPCASPLLKVISDFNRGNLDQLNRWVVDELQTFLKGMDVVYKNPSGITKRMRCNGLRDPANQQMFKMDDGTRLSVADYFARHLNYRLRYPNLPVVHVGSTVRSVYVPAELCDIPGGQALTKNHPEECTRDIIRYAATNTQTRKQKIVGLASQIQYNSCPTLLDFGIGVGKDFEQVPARIIDAPPIEYARNEKIAPRSGVWRAEGKNFLQPSTELSRKSLRWRILNLDGYTNEATVKKFGEMLQQQAIRCNVQMEPFDMGSTYVLVRNPANALRDIGTLLEGIKQANPAITIVILPSRGDAYAKVKQKAELASERIGLLTQCVKGMTVAKKSTDMSTLNNIMLKINAKTNGANHCISQAAVPPLGRGNVMYIGADVTHPLSDDVPSVVGVTALYDTIGFRYNCSVRLQGARDEMIRDLENIVHRQLQLYEQYNKVLPERIMYYRDGVSDGQFSEILTIELQALHAAIARVKPGYKPAVTFIVVQKRHHTRFFPHGNCPSDGKNCNVPPGTVVDSEITLPNRYEFYLVSHAAVQGVAKPTKYVVLYDDSSCNPDHLQALTYNLCHLFARCNRSVSYPAPTYYAHLAAYRGRVYIKDRRINMNNLDAAYRDIQIISSVTDTNPMFFV, from the exons TACTTGGAGCCATTGGGCAGCAAGCAGGACCGCAACAGCAACCAGGACCTCAGCAGCAACATCCGGAAGgttcacagcagcagcagcagcagcatccgcAAGgttcacagcagcagcaaagacCTCAACAACACCCGGAAGGATcgcagcaacaaaaaggacCTAAGCAACAGCCGCAAGGTTCTCAGCAACAAAAAGGATCTAAGCAACACCAGCAAG gttcgcagcaacaaaaaggacCTAAGCAACACCAGCAAG gttcgcagcaacaaaaaggacctaagcaacatcagcaaggttcgcaacaacaaaaaggaccTCAGCAACACCAGCAAGGTTCTCAGCAACAAAAAGGAcctcagcaacagcagcaaggtTCACAGCAGCCAGCATGGCCTCAGCAACAAAAAGGAcctcagcaacagcagcaaggtTCACAGCAGCCAGCATGGCCTCAGCAACATCCGCAAGGTTcgcagcaacaaaaaggacCTAAGCAACACCAGCAAGGTTCACAACAGCCAGCATGgcatcagcaacaaaaaggacctcagcaacagcagcaagcaTGGTCTCAGCAACAACCGCAAGGTTCGCAGCAGCAACCTGAGCAGTTCAAGAGAAAAGACAAAGATGGCCAAGCGCCGAAAAAGCAACCAGATCCCACAGGGCCTACTACATCAGAAGTACCACGGCCTGGCAGTGCAGTACACCGTGACGCATCTGTTTCGTCTGCGAAATCCAGCGGCTCCGGCGATGGTTCCCTTCGGCCCATCGAAGAAAATCTGCAACAGATGCGCATCGCGAAGGAAAAGATTCGCCGAACAGACCTGCGACCGGTATTGATGCGCAGCGGAACTCAAGGTACTCGCGGCAAAAAGGTTACGGTAGAAGCCAACTTCTTCCGGCTTCTGCTCGACAAGCTGAAGGGTGTGGCGTACCACTATGATGTGGCAATTGAACCGGATCGGCCAAAGAAGTTTCTGCGCGGAGTATTTGCCCAGTTCTGCAAGAATAGCTATCCGGGTGTATTATTTGCGTACGATGGACAAAAGAGTGCCTACACGACGCGCAAGCTAAGCGACATGAAGGGCAAGGTGGTGTATCAACCAGACGATGGGGGCAGAGCAAAAGAGTACACCGTGCAGGTGAAGGAGGCGGCCCAGCTCGATCTGGCTGTGCTTAAAAC ATACATGAACTCGAAAGATGCCTCGTTCGCCAAACCGATGAGCGCCATTCAGTGTCTGGATGTGGTGTTGCGCTGCGCCTATGAGAACAATCCCAACTTTGTGCGG TTTAAAAGATGCGTGTACATGGTTCCAAGCAATAGCATCGACATCGGCAAAGGACACGAACTGTGGTACGGTTTGTTCCAGTCGGCCGTGCTCGGTTCGCGGCCCTACATCAATTTGGACGTTTCACACAAAGCGTTCCCGTGCGCGTCCCCTCTGCTGAAGGTGATCAGCGACTTCAACCGTGGTAACCTGGATCAACTAAACAGGTGGGTGGTGGACGAGCTGCAAACCTTCCTGAAGGGTATGGACGTGGTTTACAAAAACCCGTCGGGCATTACGAAACGAATGCGATGCAATGGTTTGCGCGACCCTGCCAACCAACAGATGTTCAAAATGGACGATGGGACGCGTCTGTCGGTGGCGGATTATTTCGCCAGACACCTAAACTATCGACTACGCTACCCAAATCTTCCCGTCGTGCATGTCGGTAGTACCGTGCGTTCGGTGTACGTACCGGCCGAACTCTGCGATATACCAGGCGGACAGGCCTTGACCAAAAATCATCCGGAGGAATGTACCCGTGATATAATTCGCTACGCCGCAACCAATACGCAGACACGAAAGCAAAAGATTGTTGGCCTAGCGTCACAGATTCAGTACAACTCATGTCCGACACTGTTGGACTTTGGCATCGGCGTCGGTAAGGATTTCGAGCAGGTGCCGGCGCGCATCATCGATGCCCCACCGATCGAGTATGCGAGGAACGAGAAGATTGCTCCCCGGTCTGGTGTCTGGCGGGCGGAGGGTAAGAACTTTCTTCAACCCAGCACGGAACTGAGCCGAAAGTCGCTGCGCTGGCGTATACTGAACCTGGATGGATACACAAATGAAGCCACGGTGAAGAAGTTCGGAGAAATGTTGCAGCAGCAGGCTATACGATGCAACGTACAGATGGAACCGTTCGACATGGGCAGTACATACGTGTTGGTGCGTAACCCTGCTAATGCTCTGCGCGATATCGGTACACTGCTAGAAGGCATCAAGCAAGCAAATCCTGCGATCACGATTGTAATATTACCAAGTCGTGGTGATGCGTACGCGAAGGTTAAACAGAAGGCAGAGCTAGCCAGTGAGCGTATCGGCTTGCTGACACAGTGTGTAAAGGGTATGACGGTCGCAAAGAAGAGTACCGACATGAGCACTCTCAACAACATCATGTTGAAG ATAAACGCCAAAACAAATGGCGCAAACCACTGCATTTCGCAAGCCGCGGTACCACCATTGGGACGCGGAAATGTCATGTACATCGGTGCGGACGTCACACATCCACTCAGTGACGATGTACCGAGTGTGGTTGGTGTGACAGCGCTGTACGATACGATCGGTTTCCGGTACAATTGCAGCGTTCGGCTGCAAGGTGCGCGGGATGAAATGATCCGAGATCTGGAGAACATTGTGCACCGACAGCTGCAGCTGTACGAACAGTACAACAAAGTACTGCCGGAACGCATCATGTACTATCGCGACGGTGTGTCGGATGGGCAGTTTTCCGAAATTCTCACAATCGAGCTGCAGGCACTGCACGCAGCTATAGCGCGCGTCAAACCCGGCTACAAACCTGCGGTTACCTTCATCGTCGTGCAGAAGCGCCATCATACGCGATTCTTCCCACACGGTAACTGCCCGTCAGATGGCAAAAACTGTAATGTACCACCTGGTACGGTCGTCGACAGCGAGATCACGTTGCCGAATCGTTACGAATTCTATCTCGTGAGCCATGCGGCCGTGCAGGGTGTTGCCAAACCGACCAAGTACGTCGTGCTCTATGATGATTCATCCTGTAATCCGGATCACCTGCAAGCATTGACTTACAATCTGTGTCATCTGTTTGCACGGTGCAACCGGTCGGTTTCCTATCCGGCACCGACCTATTATGCCCATCTGGCGGCATACCGTGGTCGAGTGTACATTAAAGA TCGGCGCATTAACATGAATAATTTGGATGCAGCTTACCGGGACATTCAAATTATTTCCAGCGTCACTGATACTAATCCCATGTTCTTCGTAtaa
- the LOC125771773 gene encoding protein argonaute-2 isoform X4, with protein sequence MGKKKPQNIVLGAIGQQAGPQQQPGPQQQHPEGSQQQQQQHPQGSQQQQRPQQHPEGSQQQKGPKQQPQGSQQQKGSKQHQQGSQQQPQGSQQQKGPQQHQQGSQQQKEPKQHQQGSQQQKGPKQHQQGSQQQKGPKQHQQGSQQQKGPQQHQQGSQQQKGPQQQQQGSQQPAWPQQQKGPQQQQQGSQQPAWPQQHPQGSQQQKGPKQHQQGSQQPAWHQQQKGPQQQQQAWSQQQPQGSQQQPEQFKRKDKDGQAPKKQPDPTGPTTSEVPRPGSAVHRDASVSSAKSSGSGDGSLRPIEENLQQMRIAKEKIRRTDLRPVLMRSGTQGTRGKKVTVEANFFRLLLDKLKGVAYHYDVAIEPDRPKKFLRGVFAQFCKNSYPGVLFAYDGQKSAYTTRKLSDMKGKVVYQPDDGGRAKEYTVQVKEAAQLDLAVLKTYMNSKDASFAKPMSAIQCLDVVLRCAYENNPNFVRFKRCVYMVPSNSIDIGKGHELWYGLFQSAVLGSRPYINLDVSHKAFPCASPLLKVISDFNRGNLDQLNRWVVDELQTFLKGMDVVYKNPSGITKRMRCNGLRDPANQQMFKMDDGTRLSVADYFARHLNYRLRYPNLPVVHVGSTVRSVYVPAELCDIPGGQALTKNHPEECTRDIIRYAATNTQTRKQKIVGLASQIQYNSCPTLLDFGIGVGKDFEQVPARIIDAPPIEYARNEKIAPRSGVWRAEGKNFLQPSTELSRKSLRWRILNLDGYTNEATVKKFGEMLQQQAIRCNVQMEPFDMGSTYVLVRNPANALRDIGTLLEGIKQANPAITIVILPSRGDAYAKVKQKAELASERIGLLTQCVKGMTVAKKSTDMSTLNNIMLKINAKTNGANHCISQAAVPPLGRGNVMYIGADVTHPLSDDVPSVVGVTALYDTIGFRYNCSVRLQGARDEMIRDLENIVHRQLQLYEQYNKVLPERIMYYRDGVSDGQFSEILTIELQALHAAIARVKPGYKPAVTFIVVQKRHHTRFFPHGNCPSDGKNCNVPPGTVVDSEITLPNRYEFYLVSHAAVQGVAKPTKYVVLYDDSSCNPDHLQALTYNLCHLFARCNRSVSYPAPTYYAHLAAYRGRVYIKDRRINMNNLDAAYRDIQIISSVTDTNPMFFV encoded by the exons TACTTGGAGCCATTGGGCAGCAAGCAGGACCGCAACAGCAACCAGGACCTCAGCAGCAACATCCGGAAGgttcacagcagcagcagcagcagcatccgcAAGgttcacagcagcagcaaagacCTCAACAACACCCGGAAGGATcgcagcaacaaaaaggacCTAAGCAACAGCCGCAAGGTTCTCAGCAACAAAAAGGATCTAAGCAACACCAGCAAGGTTCGCAGCAACAACCACAGGGTTCTCAGCAACAAAAAGGACCTCAGCAACACCAGCAAGGTTCGCAGCAGCAAAAAGAACCTAAGCAACATCAGCAAG gttcgcagcaacaaaaaggacCTAAGCAACACCAGCAAG gttcgcagcaacaaaaaggacctaagcaacatcagcaaggttcgcaacaacaaaaaggaccTCAGCAACACCAGCAAGGTTCTCAGCAACAAAAAGGAcctcagcaacagcagcaaggtTCACAGCAGCCAGCATGGCCTCAGCAACAAAAAGGAcctcagcaacagcagcaaggtTCACAGCAGCCAGCATGGCCTCAGCAACATCCGCAAGGTTcgcagcaacaaaaaggacCTAAGCAACACCAGCAAGGTTCACAACAGCCAGCATGgcatcagcaacaaaaaggacctcagcaacagcagcaagcaTGGTCTCAGCAACAACCGCAAGGTTCGCAGCAGCAACCTGAGCAGTTCAAGAGAAAAGACAAAGATGGCCAAGCGCCGAAAAAGCAACCAGATCCCACAGGGCCTACTACATCAGAAGTACCACGGCCTGGCAGTGCAGTACACCGTGACGCATCTGTTTCGTCTGCGAAATCCAGCGGCTCCGGCGATGGTTCCCTTCGGCCCATCGAAGAAAATCTGCAACAGATGCGCATCGCGAAGGAAAAGATTCGCCGAACAGACCTGCGACCGGTATTGATGCGCAGCGGAACTCAAGGTACTCGCGGCAAAAAGGTTACGGTAGAAGCCAACTTCTTCCGGCTTCTGCTCGACAAGCTGAAGGGTGTGGCGTACCACTATGATGTGGCAATTGAACCGGATCGGCCAAAGAAGTTTCTGCGCGGAGTATTTGCCCAGTTCTGCAAGAATAGCTATCCGGGTGTATTATTTGCGTACGATGGACAAAAGAGTGCCTACACGACGCGCAAGCTAAGCGACATGAAGGGCAAGGTGGTGTATCAACCAGACGATGGGGGCAGAGCAAAAGAGTACACCGTGCAGGTGAAGGAGGCGGCCCAGCTCGATCTGGCTGTGCTTAAAAC ATACATGAACTCGAAAGATGCCTCGTTCGCCAAACCGATGAGCGCCATTCAGTGTCTGGATGTGGTGTTGCGCTGCGCCTATGAGAACAATCCCAACTTTGTGCGG TTTAAAAGATGCGTGTACATGGTTCCAAGCAATAGCATCGACATCGGCAAAGGACACGAACTGTGGTACGGTTTGTTCCAGTCGGCCGTGCTCGGTTCGCGGCCCTACATCAATTTGGACGTTTCACACAAAGCGTTCCCGTGCGCGTCCCCTCTGCTGAAGGTGATCAGCGACTTCAACCGTGGTAACCTGGATCAACTAAACAGGTGGGTGGTGGACGAGCTGCAAACCTTCCTGAAGGGTATGGACGTGGTTTACAAAAACCCGTCGGGCATTACGAAACGAATGCGATGCAATGGTTTGCGCGACCCTGCCAACCAACAGATGTTCAAAATGGACGATGGGACGCGTCTGTCGGTGGCGGATTATTTCGCCAGACACCTAAACTATCGACTACGCTACCCAAATCTTCCCGTCGTGCATGTCGGTAGTACCGTGCGTTCGGTGTACGTACCGGCCGAACTCTGCGATATACCAGGCGGACAGGCCTTGACCAAAAATCATCCGGAGGAATGTACCCGTGATATAATTCGCTACGCCGCAACCAATACGCAGACACGAAAGCAAAAGATTGTTGGCCTAGCGTCACAGATTCAGTACAACTCATGTCCGACACTGTTGGACTTTGGCATCGGCGTCGGTAAGGATTTCGAGCAGGTGCCGGCGCGCATCATCGATGCCCCACCGATCGAGTATGCGAGGAACGAGAAGATTGCTCCCCGGTCTGGTGTCTGGCGGGCGGAGGGTAAGAACTTTCTTCAACCCAGCACGGAACTGAGCCGAAAGTCGCTGCGCTGGCGTATACTGAACCTGGATGGATACACAAATGAAGCCACGGTGAAGAAGTTCGGAGAAATGTTGCAGCAGCAGGCTATACGATGCAACGTACAGATGGAACCGTTCGACATGGGCAGTACATACGTGTTGGTGCGTAACCCTGCTAATGCTCTGCGCGATATCGGTACACTGCTAGAAGGCATCAAGCAAGCAAATCCTGCGATCACGATTGTAATATTACCAAGTCGTGGTGATGCGTACGCGAAGGTTAAACAGAAGGCAGAGCTAGCCAGTGAGCGTATCGGCTTGCTGACACAGTGTGTAAAGGGTATGACGGTCGCAAAGAAGAGTACCGACATGAGCACTCTCAACAACATCATGTTGAAG ATAAACGCCAAAACAAATGGCGCAAACCACTGCATTTCGCAAGCCGCGGTACCACCATTGGGACGCGGAAATGTCATGTACATCGGTGCGGACGTCACACATCCACTCAGTGACGATGTACCGAGTGTGGTTGGTGTGACAGCGCTGTACGATACGATCGGTTTCCGGTACAATTGCAGCGTTCGGCTGCAAGGTGCGCGGGATGAAATGATCCGAGATCTGGAGAACATTGTGCACCGACAGCTGCAGCTGTACGAACAGTACAACAAAGTACTGCCGGAACGCATCATGTACTATCGCGACGGTGTGTCGGATGGGCAGTTTTCCGAAATTCTCACAATCGAGCTGCAGGCACTGCACGCAGCTATAGCGCGCGTCAAACCCGGCTACAAACCTGCGGTTACCTTCATCGTCGTGCAGAAGCGCCATCATACGCGATTCTTCCCACACGGTAACTGCCCGTCAGATGGCAAAAACTGTAATGTACCACCTGGTACGGTCGTCGACAGCGAGATCACGTTGCCGAATCGTTACGAATTCTATCTCGTGAGCCATGCGGCCGTGCAGGGTGTTGCCAAACCGACCAAGTACGTCGTGCTCTATGATGATTCATCCTGTAATCCGGATCACCTGCAAGCATTGACTTACAATCTGTGTCATCTGTTTGCACGGTGCAACCGGTCGGTTTCCTATCCGGCACCGACCTATTATGCCCATCTGGCGGCATACCGTGGTCGAGTGTACATTAAAGA TCGGCGCATTAACATGAATAATTTGGATGCAGCTTACCGGGACATTCAAATTATTTCCAGCGTCACTGATACTAATCCCATGTTCTTCGTAtaa
- the LOC125771773 gene encoding protein argonaute-2 isoform X10, protein MGKKKPQNIVLGAIGQQAGPQQQPGPQQQHPEGSQQQQQQHPQGSQQQQRPQQHPEGSQQQKGPKQQPQGSQQQKGSKQHQQGSQQQPQGSQQQKGPQQHQQGSQQQKEPKQHQQGSQQQKGPKQHQQGSQQQKGPQQHQQGSQQQKGPQQQQQGSQQPAWPQQQKGPQQQQQGSQQPAWPQQHPQGSQQQKGPKQHQQGSQQPAWHQQQKGPQQQQQAWSQQQPQGSQQQPEQFKRKDKDGQAPKKQPDPTGPTTSEVPRPGSAVHRDASVSSAKSSGSGDGSLRPIEENLQQMRIAKEKIRRTDLRPVLMRSGTQGTRGKKVTVEANFFRLLLDKLKGVAYHYDVAIEPDRPKKFLRGVFAQFCKNSYPGVLFAYDGQKSAYTTRKLSDMKGKVVYQPDDGGRAKEYTVQVKEAAQLDLAVLKTYMNSKDASFAKPMSAIQCLDVVLRCAYENNPNFVRFKRCVYMVPSNSIDIGKGHELWYGLFQSAVLGSRPYINLDVSHKAFPCASPLLKVISDFNRGNLDQLNRWVVDELQTFLKGMDVVYKNPSGITKRMRCNGLRDPANQQMFKMDDGTRLSVADYFARHLNYRLRYPNLPVVHVGSTVRSVYVPAELCDIPGGQALTKNHPEECTRDIIRYAATNTQTRKQKIVGLASQIQYNSCPTLLDFGIGVGKDFEQVPARIIDAPPIEYARNEKIAPRSGVWRAEGKNFLQPSTELSRKSLRWRILNLDGYTNEATVKKFGEMLQQQAIRCNVQMEPFDMGSTYVLVRNPANALRDIGTLLEGIKQANPAITIVILPSRGDAYAKVKQKAELASERIGLLTQCVKGMTVAKKSTDMSTLNNIMLKINAKTNGANHCISQAAVPPLGRGNVMYIGADVTHPLSDDVPSVVGVTALYDTIGFRYNCSVRLQGARDEMIRDLENIVHRQLQLYEQYNKVLPERIMYYRDGVSDGQFSEILTIELQALHAAIARVKPGYKPAVTFIVVQKRHHTRFFPHGNCPSDGKNCNVPPGTVVDSEITLPNRYEFYLVSHAAVQGVAKPTKYVVLYDDSSCNPDHLQALTYNLCHLFARCNRSVSYPAPTYYAHLAAYRGRVYIKDRRINMNNLDAAYRDIQIISSVTDTNPMFFV, encoded by the exons TACTTGGAGCCATTGGGCAGCAAGCAGGACCGCAACAGCAACCAGGACCTCAGCAGCAACATCCGGAAGgttcacagcagcagcagcagcagcatccgcAAGgttcacagcagcagcaaagacCTCAACAACACCCGGAAGGATcgcagcaacaaaaaggacCTAAGCAACAGCCGCAAGGTTCTCAGCAACAAAAAGGATCTAAGCAACACCAGCAAGGTTCGCAGCAACAACCACAGGGTTCTCAGCAACAAAAAGGACCTCAGCAACACCAGCAAGGTTCGCAGCAGCAAAAAGAACCTAAGCAACATCAGCAAG gttcgcagcaacaaaaaggacCTAAGCAACACCAGCAAG gttcgcaacaacaaaaaggaccTCAGCAACACCAGCAAGGTTCTCAGCAACAAAAAGGAcctcagcaacagcagcaaggtTCACAGCAGCCAGCATGGCCTCAGCAACAAAAAGGAcctcagcaacagcagcaaggtTCACAGCAGCCAGCATGGCCTCAGCAACATCCGCAAGGTTcgcagcaacaaaaaggacCTAAGCAACACCAGCAAGGTTCACAACAGCCAGCATGgcatcagcaacaaaaaggacctcagcaacagcagcaagcaTGGTCTCAGCAACAACCGCAAGGTTCGCAGCAGCAACCTGAGCAGTTCAAGAGAAAAGACAAAGATGGCCAAGCGCCGAAAAAGCAACCAGATCCCACAGGGCCTACTACATCAGAAGTACCACGGCCTGGCAGTGCAGTACACCGTGACGCATCTGTTTCGTCTGCGAAATCCAGCGGCTCCGGCGATGGTTCCCTTCGGCCCATCGAAGAAAATCTGCAACAGATGCGCATCGCGAAGGAAAAGATTCGCCGAACAGACCTGCGACCGGTATTGATGCGCAGCGGAACTCAAGGTACTCGCGGCAAAAAGGTTACGGTAGAAGCCAACTTCTTCCGGCTTCTGCTCGACAAGCTGAAGGGTGTGGCGTACCACTATGATGTGGCAATTGAACCGGATCGGCCAAAGAAGTTTCTGCGCGGAGTATTTGCCCAGTTCTGCAAGAATAGCTATCCGGGTGTATTATTTGCGTACGATGGACAAAAGAGTGCCTACACGACGCGCAAGCTAAGCGACATGAAGGGCAAGGTGGTGTATCAACCAGACGATGGGGGCAGAGCAAAAGAGTACACCGTGCAGGTGAAGGAGGCGGCCCAGCTCGATCTGGCTGTGCTTAAAAC ATACATGAACTCGAAAGATGCCTCGTTCGCCAAACCGATGAGCGCCATTCAGTGTCTGGATGTGGTGTTGCGCTGCGCCTATGAGAACAATCCCAACTTTGTGCGG TTTAAAAGATGCGTGTACATGGTTCCAAGCAATAGCATCGACATCGGCAAAGGACACGAACTGTGGTACGGTTTGTTCCAGTCGGCCGTGCTCGGTTCGCGGCCCTACATCAATTTGGACGTTTCACACAAAGCGTTCCCGTGCGCGTCCCCTCTGCTGAAGGTGATCAGCGACTTCAACCGTGGTAACCTGGATCAACTAAACAGGTGGGTGGTGGACGAGCTGCAAACCTTCCTGAAGGGTATGGACGTGGTTTACAAAAACCCGTCGGGCATTACGAAACGAATGCGATGCAATGGTTTGCGCGACCCTGCCAACCAACAGATGTTCAAAATGGACGATGGGACGCGTCTGTCGGTGGCGGATTATTTCGCCAGACACCTAAACTATCGACTACGCTACCCAAATCTTCCCGTCGTGCATGTCGGTAGTACCGTGCGTTCGGTGTACGTACCGGCCGAACTCTGCGATATACCAGGCGGACAGGCCTTGACCAAAAATCATCCGGAGGAATGTACCCGTGATATAATTCGCTACGCCGCAACCAATACGCAGACACGAAAGCAAAAGATTGTTGGCCTAGCGTCACAGATTCAGTACAACTCATGTCCGACACTGTTGGACTTTGGCATCGGCGTCGGTAAGGATTTCGAGCAGGTGCCGGCGCGCATCATCGATGCCCCACCGATCGAGTATGCGAGGAACGAGAAGATTGCTCCCCGGTCTGGTGTCTGGCGGGCGGAGGGTAAGAACTTTCTTCAACCCAGCACGGAACTGAGCCGAAAGTCGCTGCGCTGGCGTATACTGAACCTGGATGGATACACAAATGAAGCCACGGTGAAGAAGTTCGGAGAAATGTTGCAGCAGCAGGCTATACGATGCAACGTACAGATGGAACCGTTCGACATGGGCAGTACATACGTGTTGGTGCGTAACCCTGCTAATGCTCTGCGCGATATCGGTACACTGCTAGAAGGCATCAAGCAAGCAAATCCTGCGATCACGATTGTAATATTACCAAGTCGTGGTGATGCGTACGCGAAGGTTAAACAGAAGGCAGAGCTAGCCAGTGAGCGTATCGGCTTGCTGACACAGTGTGTAAAGGGTATGACGGTCGCAAAGAAGAGTACCGACATGAGCACTCTCAACAACATCATGTTGAAG ATAAACGCCAAAACAAATGGCGCAAACCACTGCATTTCGCAAGCCGCGGTACCACCATTGGGACGCGGAAATGTCATGTACATCGGTGCGGACGTCACACATCCACTCAGTGACGATGTACCGAGTGTGGTTGGTGTGACAGCGCTGTACGATACGATCGGTTTCCGGTACAATTGCAGCGTTCGGCTGCAAGGTGCGCGGGATGAAATGATCCGAGATCTGGAGAACATTGTGCACCGACAGCTGCAGCTGTACGAACAGTACAACAAAGTACTGCCGGAACGCATCATGTACTATCGCGACGGTGTGTCGGATGGGCAGTTTTCCGAAATTCTCACAATCGAGCTGCAGGCACTGCACGCAGCTATAGCGCGCGTCAAACCCGGCTACAAACCTGCGGTTACCTTCATCGTCGTGCAGAAGCGCCATCATACGCGATTCTTCCCACACGGTAACTGCCCGTCAGATGGCAAAAACTGTAATGTACCACCTGGTACGGTCGTCGACAGCGAGATCACGTTGCCGAATCGTTACGAATTCTATCTCGTGAGCCATGCGGCCGTGCAGGGTGTTGCCAAACCGACCAAGTACGTCGTGCTCTATGATGATTCATCCTGTAATCCGGATCACCTGCAAGCATTGACTTACAATCTGTGTCATCTGTTTGCACGGTGCAACCGGTCGGTTTCCTATCCGGCACCGACCTATTATGCCCATCTGGCGGCATACCGTGGTCGAGTGTACATTAAAGA TCGGCGCATTAACATGAATAATTTGGATGCAGCTTACCGGGACATTCAAATTATTTCCAGCGTCACTGATACTAATCCCATGTTCTTCGTAtaa